The sequence CACCAAACTTTAGTGTTCCTTGATGTAATAGAATGACGGTGTTTTCAGGTTCTAAGTAGTCCGTCACGGTAATAGGTCGCTCTACTTTGTAGTTATTACCCCTCGTATACCGCACACCCACGGATTCTATGACTTTATTGTAATATTCCATGACAGATATTATTATGTTGATACCTGTAAAAGTATGACTTTTTTAGTTAGAATATAATAAATTTAACGAAAAATTCAACAACGGCCGAATAATTATATGAATTTCAAAGTTACGGGGGGACGATTTTGAATTTGTTTATTTATCTTAATAAGTTACGGGATATAACTATTTTTTGAATTTCACTTGTTCCTTCGTAAATCTGGGTAATTTTGGCGTCTCTCATGAGTCTTTCTACATGATATTCTTTGACAAATCCATAGCCCCCATGGATTTGTACAGCTTCAATCGTCGTGTCCATGGCGACCTTGGAAGCGTACAATTTTGCCATGGCGCTGGCATGGGCGTATGATTCGCCTTGGTCTTTAAGCCAGGCAGCCTTCCAGACCAGCATCCTGGCCGCTTCTATTTCCGTGGCCATATCCGCTAGTTTAAACTGAATGGCTTGATGCTGACTAATCGGCTTGCCAAACGCTTTCCGCTCCTTGGAGTACGCCAAGGCCAGTTCATAGGCTCCAGCAGCGATTCCCAAGGCTTGGGCCGCTATTCCTATCCTTCCTCCATCCAGGCTGTGCATGGCGTAGGTAAAGCCAAAACCATCTTCTCCAATGCGATTTTCCAGAGGAACTTTCACGTCATTGAACATCAAGGAATGGGTGTCAGAGCCCCTGATGCCCAGTTTATCTTCTTTTTTCCCCACTTGAAATCCTTCCATATCTTTTTCCACGATAAAAGTGGAGATGCCTTTGTGCTTCAGCTCAGGGTTGGTTTGGGCCATGACCAAGTATACACTGGCGGTGCCGCCGTTGGTGATCCAGTTTTTGGTGCCATTGAGGAGGTAATGGTCGCCGTGCTTTTCTGCCATGGTACGCTGGGAGGTGGCATCTGAGCCTGCTTCGGGCTCTGAAAGGCAGAAAGCGCCCAGTATTTCGCCTGCAGCCAAGGGTTTTAGGTATTTCTCTTTTTGCTGCTCAGAGCCATAATGTTCCAGTCCCCAGCATACCAAAGAGTTATTGACGGACATGGCCACCGCCGCGGAGGCATCGATTTTAGAGATTTCTTCGATGGCCAATACATAAGAAAGTGTATCCATGCCCCCACCGTTGTATTGGGGAGCTACCATCATGCCCAAAAAGCCCAGTTCCCCCATTTGCTTAACCTGTTCGTGGGGAAAGGTGGCGTGAGTGTCCCGTTCAATTACACCGGGCAACAATGCAGATTTGGCGAATTCCCGAGCGGCCTCTTGGACGGCTAGGTGTTCTTCCGTTAGGGTAAAATTCATGTGATTTGGGTTTACATTAAAATAGTGTAGGAATATAACGTAAAAAATGATAGGTAGCAATTGCTTGGGATCGATTAAGGGTTTTGGTGAGAAGAGGCCTTTTGAGCCTGCAAGGTCACTGTTTGATCCATCGGATGGTGTGGCTTTGCTGACGATGGGAAATTCGGATGAGGTAGATTCCACTACGAAGTGTTGATAATTTTTCTTTGAGCCTCGAGGATATGGCTTTTTTGCTGCCCTGGAGGGATAGGATTTCCATGCCTTGTGCATCCATGACCTTCCAATCAGCCTGTAAGTGTTCCAGGTTTTCTGGAAGGACAAGGTGGAGGTCCCCATGGTTGTAAGGATTTGGAGAGATGCGGGGTGATGGGCTGGTTTCTGCCGTTCTTTTTACCAGAAAGATTGGCGTGGGTTCTTCGTTGCCCATGGAGGACAAACTGGTGATTTTATAATAACAGTGGCCAAAAAGCGGCGGGTTTTCGTCCACAAATTGATAGGGTAAATCCTCCCCAGCACTGCCTTTGGCCTCGATTTCACCAATGGGCTCAAAGTTATCCACATTGAAGGCTGAGCGATAGACTTTATAGCCTTTTATTTGGCGTTCATCCGTAATTTCCCAATGCAGGACATTGTAATGGTCCACGGCTTTTGCGCCATAAGAGAGCCAAGTGACCGGGAGGATGGTGGCTACCCGCTCGCTACCAATGGTGAACTTATGATTGCTGAGCTGATTGAGACGAACCTTTCTTCTGGCCCATGGCCATCCGTTTTGATCAATGCCAATCCGATGGTTGCCAGCCGCGGGTTCATGATCGGCGACAATTCGCAAGTCATCGACTTCATCGATGATCAGTCCCTGTCCGGAAATGCGTAGGGTAATGAAGTTATTTCCTCCAGTAAATCCTGAAAAGCTGAAATAGCTGTACAATTGATACAGGATCCAAGTGCCATCAGTGTCAAAGAAATCTGCATCGTGATCTACGCCAGGGAGCTGTGTGTACCGGATGGTCAGGTTGTTTCCGGCATTTGGATTGGGGCCGAGCAGCTGGAGCAGCCGTGTGCCCCCCTCGTAGGTATCCACAAACGGAAAACTGGCATTGCTGATATTCAGGTTGTTTGGAGGGTGCTTATAGTGTAGAGCCTCAAGATTGTGCCATTGCCCCACTTCGTATTCATAGCTTCCCAATCCGCTTTGGTTTAAGGTCATGTCATGGCCCCCAAAATCCATGGCGCCAGCTTTCATGGTCATATGGCGTAAAATGGTGAGGTCATCGTCAAACGAGACTGTTCCCATGGGCTTGTCCACTTCGAGATCTTCTATGGAGAGGGCCATGCCGGAGATGCTTTGGTCTTCCGCTCCAATGATGGAGAGGGCTGTGTTATTGCCTTGGATAGGGCCAGTACCATTCCTTATCATGTCACCGGACAGGAAGAGCGTAGGAGGAAGGTTCTTTAGGGATTCACCTTCAAAATATAGGTCATGGTAGGAGGGCTCTGCCGTGCCGGTTAAGGTGTTTTTGAGCAGCTCCTGTATGCCTGACGGGGCGGCATAATGGACTTCTCCCAAAAGGTTAACGTTGGCCGCATGGAGCTCGGGCATGGGGGCATGGAGCACGAGTGTTCCTCCATCAGCAAGGGTCATTTCTTGGGCAGGTTGGGTGCTGGACCTTTGGACGATAGGGGCGTTACAATAGCTTTCCAAGGCAGCGTTTTCGGCGATGGTAAGGGAGCCATAAGCTCCTGTTATGGCGGGATTGGTATTGAAGGAAAAGGTGGCGCAATCCACCCCTGGAATGCCTTCTTGGATTACCGTCCCAGATTCGATGATGATCTCACTGGCTTTTACCGATTCCTGAACAGTTAGGATGGCATCCGGTTCCGGAGCAAAGACCATGGTGTATCGGCTTCGGGTGGACAGGGCACTCCAAGCGCCTTCAGGTATGGCTATCCGGGATGCTCCTTTAAAGACCAGCTTGCTTTCAAGGCTACTGCCGATCCAGTCGATGTTGTTCCAAGTACCGGAGGGGATGCCAGGCACTGCTCCAGAAAAGGCATTGAGGCTTCCATACAGGGAGAGTTCATTTCCATTAATATCGAGTTTTTTCCCGGTTCCCGTTTGAGCATTGAGGTAGAGGGATTTGACAGACTGGTTTTGGGTCAAGGTGACTTCATGGCCAAAAGCTACATACACATCAGAGGTGTTGTCAGGGGCCATACTTGCAGGATTCCAGTTGCTGCCATCATAGACTTCCCAAATGCTGATTTGGTCAAAATTTCCACTGGTAATGGTACGGAAGGCACCAACTTCCTGACCGTTTGCGTTTAAGGAGAATATCCCAGATACTATAAAAATTACGAATATTATCTTGTAAATTCGTTTGGCATAAGTGCTGCCCCATTCGGCAAGGGGAATCGTATAAAACCGTACTAAAAAAATAGACCATCCCATTACCTATAAATATAATCCTGACAATGAAGAAATCCGTCTTGATTTTTACCATTATCCTTTTGAATATTAGCCAATTATATGCGAAAAATTATAGGGTAAGCTTGTTGACCTGTGCCCCAGGTTCAGAATTATACAGTGTATTTGGTCACAGTGCTGTGCGTGTGACGGACATGGAAACAGGCAGGGATTTGGTCTACAATTACGGGACATTTGATTTTGATCCGAGCTTTTACATGAAATTTGCCAGAGGAAAACTTGACTATTGGCTTTCTGTAGCCACCTATGACCGGTTTATGGAGCACTATGCTTATCTGGGGCAAGCTGTAAGGGAGCAGGAGCTGAATTTAAACGAGGAACAGGCCAATAAAATGGTGGAGTTTTTACACATCAACAATCAGCCAGACAATCGGTATTACCGTTATGATTTTTTCTATGACAATTGTGCTACGCGGATCAGGGATATGATGAAGACGGTGTTGGGTGAGCAGCTGGAGTGGAATGATCCGGTGTCTGAAGAACAAAAGACCTTTCGAGACCTTATCGATGAATATGTGTATCCACTGCCTTGGGGGGATTTAGGGATTGATCTGGCTTTGGGAAGTGTGATCGATATAGACGCCAGCGAACGGGAGAAGCAGTTCTTGCCCGATTATATGGAAGCTGCTTTTGGGAGGGCGGAGATTGTAGGTGATGGCCCTACACGGCCCTTGGTAAAGCACCAATCCACGCTTCTGGATGTGCCTCCCGTGGCGATTGCCCCGAATATTTTTAATCCGTATTTTCTGTTTTGGGGAATTGCCATCATGTTTATCGTCATTACGTACATGGGATATAGAAAAAAGCGACTCTTTATAGGATTTGATCAAGCCTTTTTTGGCGTGTTGGCAGTATTGGGAATCGTAGTGGTGTTGCTTTGGTTTTTTACCGAACATACGGCGACCAAGTACAATTGGAATATGTTATGGGCATTTCCGCTACATGGCTTATTGGTGTATGGTTTGGGGATGAGCAGTCCCGCTCCATGGGTAAAAAAGTATCTATTGTTTGCGTTGATCATGGCCGATGCGGCAGTGGTGTTTTGGATCCTGTCTTGGCAATCTTTTCATCCAAGCGTCCTTCCACTGATTTTGGTTGTGATCCTTCGGAGCAATTTTCTTTATTATAACCTCGATAAGTTCAAAGCCCACAAGCGAATGGTAAATAGCTAAAAAACTTTTGGCCTGCTCGAATACGTTAGTGTAAGGATAGAGAAGAAAAATTATGGATTTTAAGATCATTTCAGATTATAGCCCCACAGGCGATCAGCCCAATGCCATCAAGAATCTCTCTGAGGGAATTTCTTCGGGAGAGCCCTCACAAGTATTGTTGGGGGTGACTGGATCAGGAAAGACGTTTACCGTGGCCAATGTGATCCAAGAAGTACAGCGGCCGACCCTGGTGCTCTGTCATAACAAGACCTTGGCAGCACAGTTGTATGGAGAGTTTAAGCAGTTTTTTCCGGATAATGCGGTAGAATACTTTATTTCCTATTATGATTATTACCAGCCAGAGGCATTTATTCCCACGAGTGGGGTGTATATCGAAAAGGACCTGTCCATCAATGAGGAGATTGAGAAACTTCGCCTGAGCGCGACATCCGCTTTGCTGAGTGGTCGGCGGGATGTGATCGTGGTGGCTTCTGTTTCTTGTATCTACGGTATCGGTAACCCAGAGGAGTTTGGTAAGAATGTAGTGAACCTAGAGGAAGGGCAGCGAATACCACGAAATCAACTGCTGTTCCAGTTGGTCGATATCCTGTACAGCCGGGCCAATGTGGAATTTAAACATGGGACATTCCGCGTGAAGGGGGATACCGTGGATATTTTTGTGGCCTATGCAGATTTTGCCTATCGGATTTATTTCTGGGGAGACGAAATCGAGGGAATCCAACGGATCGATCCAGAAACGGGAAAGCGCATAAGTAGTGAAAAGCAGATCACCATATTTCCTGCCAACCTCTTTGTGACAGGCAAGGAAACGATTGATGTGGCGATCAAGGAGATTCAAGATGACTTGATGAGCCAGATTTCTTTTTTCGAAAAGGACATGAGGCTGGAAGAAGCCAGTAGGCTGCGAGAGCGGACAGAGTTTGATTTGGAGATGATCAGGGAGCTGGGCTACTGCTCGGGAGTGGAGAATTATTCTCGGTATTTTGATCGGAGGTCTGCCGGGGCACGTCCGTTCTGCTTGCTGGATTATTTTCCTGATGATTATATGTTGGTGATCGATGAAAGCCATGTGACGGTGCCGCAAATCAGGGCGATGTGGGGTGGAGACCGTTCCAGAAAGGTAAACTTGGTGGAGTATGGTTTTCGATTGCCGTCTGCCTTGGACAACCGGCCGTTAAAGTTTGATGAATTTGAATCCCTGACCAATCAGGTCATTTATGTGAGTGCCACGCCTGCGGATTATGAACTGAACCAGACAGATGGGGTGGTGGTAGAGCAGATTATCCGTCCTACAGGACTTTTGGATCCCCTGATAGAGGTGCGACCCAGTGGAGACCAGATCGATGACCTGCTGGAAGAAATCGACCAGACCATTAAGAAGGGCGACCGTGTCCTGGTGACTACCCTTACCAAGCGAATGGCAGAGGAACTCAACAAGTTCCTGGAGAGGGCTGGGATCAAGTCCCGGTACATCCACTCGGAAGTAAAATCCCTGGACCGTGTAGAAATCTTGCGTGAATTGCGGCTTGGGATTTTTGATGTGTTGGTGGGTGTTAACTTGTTGCGGGAAGGCCTTGATTTGCCAGAGGTGTCCTTGGTGGCCATTCTGGATGCAGACAAGGAAGGCTTTCTGCGGAATGAGCGGAGTTTGGTGCAGACCATTGGCCGGGCAGCCCGGAATGAAAACGGCCGGGTCATCATGTATGCCGATCGGGTGACGGCTTCCATGCAGCGGGCCATTGACGAGACCAAGAGGAGGAGAAGCATCCAAATGGCCTATAACGAGGAGCACGGCATTACGCCGAAGACCGTCATCAAGTCCAAGGATAAAATCATGGGGCAAACCAAAGTGGCAGACAGTAAGAAAAATGCCAAATTCTACGATGATCATTTTACGGAAGAAAATGCTTATGCGGCAGATCCCGTGGTACAATATTTGAGTAAAGAGAAGCTCGAAAAGCTGATTCCCCAGACCCAAAAGCAAATGGAAAAAGCCGCCAAGGAACTCAACTTTATGGAGGCGGCCCGGTTGCGGGACGAGTGGCAGGGACAGAAAAAGCGATTGGAAGAGCTCAAACGAATGGATTGATGAAGAAAATTTTAATGCTATTGGCATTCCCGTTAATTTTGTGGAGTAGCCAAGCGGTTTTGGCACAGCAGGCGGAGGGAAGCTATTTAGTTTCGGGAGCCTTGGATTTGGCCCGTACGGACGCCCCGGGAGTTATCAAGCGCTATCAAATGGGATTGGAGGCCAACTATTTTCACTGGTATAACATTTCTTTTTCCGGTGGTTATGAGTTTAATTATGACCGGCCAAACCAGGTAACCCTGGGCGGGCGGTATTATCCGCTGGAGCCGGCATTCCTGCGGGTCAGGGGCCTTATCGGAAAAGAGAGCGATGTGGCACTGGGTGCAGGATATACCCTAAACTTGTCCTACCGCGTCCGGCTAGAGGGAATGGTAGATTATTATGCCGTGACCAATGTTGCGGGCTTACGGGCTGCCATTGGGATATTGATCAATTAAAATACGTTAGACATGACACTTCAGGAGGTCACCAGGCTGGCGCGCCAAGGTGAAGGGCTACATATCGAATTTAAGAAGAAGGTTGCTCACCCTGAAAAGATCGTCCGTGAAGTGATCGCCTTGGCCAATACCGATGGCGGACATTTGCTGGTAGGTGTGGATGACGATGGAAGCGTAAGTGGCCAGCGATATGTGGAGGAAGATGTTTATGTGCTGAACAAGGCCATTAAGGAAATGATCCGCCCCATGATAGATTATGAACATTTTGTCATTCCCATTACGGAAAAGAAAGGAGTGGCCGTTTACCATTTCCACAAGAGCCCAAAAAGGCCCCATTATCTGTATGAAGAGGGAAGGAAGCGGTCTTTTGTCAGGGTAGCGGATAGGACAGTACAGGCGAGTAAAGAAGTGTGGGAAATATTAAGAAGGGGTAAAAAAGAGAAAGATATCATCTTCAATTACGGCGAGAAGGAAACCAAGTTGATGCATGCCCTTAGCGAGCGAGAGACCATTACGCTCAAGGAATATTCAAAGGTGGCCCGTTTGCCCCGGTTTATCGCTTCCAAGACGCTTGTACGGTTGGTCTTGGCCAATGTCCTACAGGTAATCCCTCAAGAGCAAGAAGATCTTTTTAAGCTAAAGGCAAATTAAAAGCAGTAAGAAAGCCTCCCGGATCACACCGCTGTCTACTGATTTTTGAAGGCTTAATCAGTGGTCATCTGCAGCATCTGTAACTTTTAAACTAATATCCAGGGCACTTGCCAGTCCGGCAGGGAGTAGAAGGATGGCGAAGGGCCTCGCCTCCCTGACCTCCGGAGGAGGGCGCTCGGCCTGACAGCTATTAATTAAATAAACATAATAGAATTGAGGGCTTCAAGCAGATAATTATCTCCAAACCCCATGCTGGAACCGAAGGCTGAAAGCCCAGCTCAGTCCTTCGGTAAACACCGTCTCGATGATGAAAGGGATCAAGCCACTTTTCCAAGGGATGAATGTTGACATGTTCTTATGGAGGAATGCTTCACACGGTTAAATGAAGGTTTCCGCCATGGGTGCTGAACGGCTTTTAGTGGAAATTTATGGGGAATAGGGAGGGCAATGTGGCTAAAACCGGCCATGTTAAATGGGTTGATCTACCATGGGTGAAACCCATGGCTATGGATGTGTTGCCCCTTCGGGGCGAGGCATCGGGTGTGTTACATATCATAACCCTTGTGTTCATTGAAGTTTCCCGAGCAGGGGAGCCATGAAGATAAATCGTAGTCCCATAGAAAAATTACTTGATTCCAAAAGGGGAGGACAGCAATCCTGGAAGTAAAGCCGAGATGGCTTCATGATGCTTCCAGGCAAGGACAAAAAAACCGTCATGACGAATGTAGCGGTGGGGGAATGAAACAGTCTCGTTTTCCAAAAGTGGGACTATCGTGTCGTTCCTTCCAGACTAAGAAACAAGATACCAGAGAGGTACTTGGGATTCTTAGTCTTCGCTCTTCGTCATGACGGTTTGATGAATTGCGTTTAGCATAAGCTAAATCAATAGGTTACCACTGAAACAACTCATCGTTAAGTCGCTGGAGGGCTTCATTTTTATATTTGGTATCCACGAGGATGGAAACATTGTTTCGGCTACCACCATATGAAACCATCCTGACCGGGAAGTCCTGCAGGGCGACGACTACCTCTTTGATCATGCCGGTATTTTCGGCGATCATGTTACCGGCTACACAGACGATGGTCTGTTTATAATCGATTTCTGTATTGCCAAATTTCTCCAGCTCCATGATGATTTCCTTTAGATGGGTGTCATCATCAATGGTCACCGATACCGCTACCTCTGAAGTGGTGATCATGTCGATCGGTGTTTTGTATTTCTCAAAGATTTCAAAAACCTTTCTCAAGAAACCATAAGCCAAAAGCATCCTGCTGGACTTGATCTTCACTGCGATGATCCCGTCTTTGGCCGCAATGGCCTTGACACCTTTACCTGTTTCCTCGGCCGTGATGGTGGTTCCAGGTGCTTCAGGTTGCATGGTGTTCAGCAGTTTTACTGGGATATTGTAGGTTTGAGCTGGCCAGATGGAAGCAGGGTGGAGGATTTTTGCCCCAAAATAGGCCAATTCGGCCGCCTCATCAAATGATAGCTGGGCGATGGGACGGGTTTTGTCCACGACCCTGGGGTCATTATTGTGCATGCCATCAATGTCAGTCCAGATCTCCACCACGCTGGCTTTGATGGCTGCACCGATTAGCGAAGCGGTGTAATCACTGCCACCACGCTTCAAATTGTCCACCTCATTGCGATGGTTTTTGCAAATATAGCCTTGGGTAATAAAGAGGGCATCTTTATCATAATTCTTCAGGATGGCTTTCAGACGGTCGCTGATTTTAGCTACCTCTGGTTCGGAGTTTTCATCGATGCTCATGTACTCCAGTGCTGGTAAGAAAATGGCGGGAATATCTTTTTCTTGCAGCAGCGTGTAGAAAAGCTTGGTAGAAAGCAGCTCACCTTGGGCCAATATGTCCCTGTTGATGGCTTCATTGAAAGAGATCTTCAGGATAATGTTCAGAAACTCAAAATGCTCCTTGATGATTTTTTCTGCCTTTTTACGGCCTGCTTCAGATTCGAGCAGTGCTTTATAGAATTCTTGATAATGGGCGTGCAAGGTGTCTATACGCTCTTTGGCAAGGTCTTTTTTGCCTTCGGCCAAAGCTTCTCCAATCCCGACAAGTGCATTCGTGGTACCGGATAGGGCAGAAAGAACGATGATTTTGCGCTCGTTATCTCTCGTGATCAGGTCTTTTACCTGATGCATTCTTTCGGGTTTACCTACAGAGGTTCCCCCAAATTTCATGATTTTCATGGGTAAGTGGAATGTATGTTAATGGTTTGTTTTGTTGCGGATTAGAATCCCAGCATTTTGATGGCCGTGATGGCGGCTTCATCGCCTTTGTTGCCGTGTTTGCCACCGGCACGGTCCAATGCCTGCTGTTGGTTGTCCGGGGTTAGCACGCCGAAAATCACCGGTTTATTGTACTTCAAGCCTACGTTGGTGATGCCGTGTGCTACAGCGTCACAGATAAAGTCAAAATGCTTGGTTTCCCCTTGTATGACACATCCGAGACAAATGACGGCATCGATTTCTTTGACCTCGGCCACCCATTGCGCTCCCAGTG comes from Echinicola vietnamensis DSM 17526 and encodes:
- a CDS encoding DUF4105 domain-containing protein, which encodes MKKSVLIFTIILLNISQLYAKNYRVSLLTCAPGSELYSVFGHSAVRVTDMETGRDLVYNYGTFDFDPSFYMKFARGKLDYWLSVATYDRFMEHYAYLGQAVREQELNLNEEQANKMVEFLHINNQPDNRYYRYDFFYDNCATRIRDMMKTVLGEQLEWNDPVSEEQKTFRDLIDEYVYPLPWGDLGIDLALGSVIDIDASEREKQFLPDYMEAAFGRAEIVGDGPTRPLVKHQSTLLDVPPVAIAPNIFNPYFLFWGIAIMFIVITYMGYRKKRLFIGFDQAFFGVLAVLGIVVVLLWFFTEHTATKYNWNMLWAFPLHGLLVYGLGMSSPAPWVKKYLLFALIMADAAVVFWILSWQSFHPSVLPLILVVILRSNFLYYNLDKFKAHKRMVNS
- a CDS encoding AlbA family DNA-binding domain-containing protein; this translates as MTLQEVTRLARQGEGLHIEFKKKVAHPEKIVREVIALANTDGGHLLVGVDDDGSVSGQRYVEEDVYVLNKAIKEMIRPMIDYEHFVIPITEKKGVAVYHFHKSPKRPHYLYEEGRKRSFVRVADRTVQASKEVWEILRRGKKEKDIIFNYGEKETKLMHALSERETITLKEYSKVARLPRFIASKTLVRLVLANVLQVIPQEQEDLFKLKAN
- the ribH gene encoding 6,7-dimethyl-8-ribityllumazine synthase, which encodes MATSLKNLSQHSDTNITDISHKKFGIVVSEWNEEITESLYEGAVETLRTHGAKKENIYRKNVPGSFELSLGAQWVAEVKEIDAVICLGCVIQGETKHFDFICDAVAHGITNVGLKYNKPVIFGVLTPDNQQQALDRAGGKHGNKGDEAAITAIKMLGF
- the uvrB gene encoding excinuclease ABC subunit UvrB; translated protein: MDFKIISDYSPTGDQPNAIKNLSEGISSGEPSQVLLGVTGSGKTFTVANVIQEVQRPTLVLCHNKTLAAQLYGEFKQFFPDNAVEYFISYYDYYQPEAFIPTSGVYIEKDLSINEEIEKLRLSATSALLSGRRDVIVVASVSCIYGIGNPEEFGKNVVNLEEGQRIPRNQLLFQLVDILYSRANVEFKHGTFRVKGDTVDIFVAYADFAYRIYFWGDEIEGIQRIDPETGKRISSEKQITIFPANLFVTGKETIDVAIKEIQDDLMSQISFFEKDMRLEEASRLRERTEFDLEMIRELGYCSGVENYSRYFDRRSAGARPFCLLDYFPDDYMLVIDESHVTVPQIRAMWGGDRSRKVNLVEYGFRLPSALDNRPLKFDEFESLTNQVIYVSATPADYELNQTDGVVVEQIIRPTGLLDPLIEVRPSGDQIDDLLEEIDQTIKKGDRVLVTTLTKRMAEELNKFLERAGIKSRYIHSEVKSLDRVEILRELRLGIFDVLVGVNLLREGLDLPEVSLVAILDADKEGFLRNERSLVQTIGRAARNENGRVIMYADRVTASMQRAIDETKRRRSIQMAYNEEHGITPKTVIKSKDKIMGQTKVADSKKNAKFYDDHFTEENAYAADPVVQYLSKEKLEKLIPQTQKQMEKAAKELNFMEAARLRDEWQGQKKRLEELKRMD
- a CDS encoding aspartate kinase, which gives rise to MKIMKFGGTSVGKPERMHQVKDLITRDNERKIIVLSALSGTTNALVGIGEALAEGKKDLAKERIDTLHAHYQEFYKALLESEAGRKKAEKIIKEHFEFLNIILKISFNEAINRDILAQGELLSTKLFYTLLQEKDIPAIFLPALEYMSIDENSEPEVAKISDRLKAILKNYDKDALFITQGYICKNHRNEVDNLKRGGSDYTASLIGAAIKASVVEIWTDIDGMHNNDPRVVDKTRPIAQLSFDEAAELAYFGAKILHPASIWPAQTYNIPVKLLNTMQPEAPGTTITAEETGKGVKAIAAKDGIIAVKIKSSRMLLAYGFLRKVFEIFEKYKTPIDMITTSEVAVSVTIDDDTHLKEIIMELEKFGNTEIDYKQTIVCVAGNMIAENTGMIKEVVVALQDFPVRMVSYGGSRNNVSILVDTKYKNEALQRLNDELFQW
- a CDS encoding acyl-CoA dehydrogenase is translated as MNFTLTEEHLAVQEAAREFAKSALLPGVIERDTHATFPHEQVKQMGELGFLGMMVAPQYNGGGMDTLSYVLAIEEISKIDASAAVAMSVNNSLVCWGLEHYGSEQQKEKYLKPLAAGEILGAFCLSEPEAGSDATSQRTMAEKHGDHYLLNGTKNWITNGGTASVYLVMAQTNPELKHKGISTFIVEKDMEGFQVGKKEDKLGIRGSDTHSLMFNDVKVPLENRIGEDGFGFTYAMHSLDGGRIGIAAQALGIAAGAYELALAYSKERKAFGKPISQHQAIQFKLADMATEIEAARMLVWKAAWLKDQGESYAHASAMAKLYASKVAMDTTIEAVQIHGGYGFVKEYHVERLMRDAKITQIYEGTSEIQKIVISRNLLR
- a CDS encoding T9SS type A sorting domain-containing protein, coding for MGWSIFLVRFYTIPLAEWGSTYAKRIYKIIFVIFIVSGIFSLNANGQEVGAFRTITSGNFDQISIWEVYDGSNWNPASMAPDNTSDVYVAFGHEVTLTQNQSVKSLYLNAQTGTGKKLDINGNELSLYGSLNAFSGAVPGIPSGTWNNIDWIGSSLESKLVFKGASRIAIPEGAWSALSTRSRYTMVFAPEPDAILTVQESVKASEIIIESGTVIQEGIPGVDCATFSFNTNPAITGAYGSLTIAENAALESYCNAPIVQRSSTQPAQEMTLADGGTLVLHAPMPELHAANVNLLGEVHYAAPSGIQELLKNTLTGTAEPSYHDLYFEGESLKNLPPTLFLSGDMIRNGTGPIQGNNTALSIIGAEDQSISGMALSIEDLEVDKPMGTVSFDDDLTILRHMTMKAGAMDFGGHDMTLNQSGLGSYEYEVGQWHNLEALHYKHPPNNLNISNASFPFVDTYEGGTRLLQLLGPNPNAGNNLTIRYTQLPGVDHDADFFDTDGTWILYQLYSYFSFSGFTGGNNFITLRISGQGLIIDEVDDLRIVADHEPAAGNHRIGIDQNGWPWARRKVRLNQLSNHKFTIGSERVATILPVTWLSYGAKAVDHYNVLHWEITDERQIKGYKVYRSAFNVDNFEPIGEIEAKGSAGEDLPYQFVDENPPLFGHCYYKITSLSSMGNEEPTPIFLVKRTAETSPSPRISPNPYNHGDLHLVLPENLEHLQADWKVMDAQGMEILSLQGSKKAISSRLKEKLSTLRSGIYLIRISHRQQSHTIRWIKQ